One Sparus aurata chromosome 5, fSpaAur1.1, whole genome shotgun sequence genomic window carries:
- the LOC115582445 gene encoding tripartite motif-containing protein 16-like, protein MEQKAVQLDRETFSCSICLDLLKDPVAIPCGHSYCKNCIKDHWDTEDEKGIHSCPQCRKSFTPRPELLKNTMLAVLVEELKKTGLQAAPADLCYAGPEDVACDVCTGRKLRAVKSCLFCLASFCEKHLQPHFEIPAYGKHKLVEPSEKLQENICSRHDEVMKMFCRTDQQCICYLCSVDEHKGHDTVSAAAERTERQRELEGSRHNIQQRIQDREEDVKLLQQEVEAINGSADKAVEHSEKIFTQLIRLMEERRSDVKQQVRSQQETEVSRVKELQEKLEQEITELKRKDAELKKLSHTEDHNQFLHNYPSLSALSESTHSSSIKIRPLKYFEDVTAAVSELRDKLQDVLRETWTNISLTVTQVDVLLSNPQPEPETRADFLRYSREITLDPNTAYTELLLSEGNRKATRVRQQQSYSSHPDRFTWFSQVLSRESLTGRCYWEVEWRERVRVAVAYKNISRAGYSEECLFGNNDKSWRLYCDTNSYNFFHNKVQTPVSGPRSSRVGVYLDHSAGILSFYSVSDTMTLLHRVQTTFTQPLYAGVLVCGSAEFSKLK, encoded by the coding sequence gaaagcagttcagctggaccgagagactttctcttgttccatctgtttggatctactgaaggatccggtggctattccctgtggacacagctactgcaagaactgtattaaagaccactgggacacagaggatgagaaggggaTCCACAgttgccctcagtgcaggaagagcttcacaccgaggcctgagctgctgaaaaacaccatgttagcagttttagtggaggagctgaagaagactggactccaagctgctcctgctgatctctgctatgctggacctgaagatgtggcctgtgatgtctgcactgggaggaaactgagagctgttaagtcctgtttgttctgtctggcttctttctgtgaaaaacacctccagcctcactTTGAAATCCCTGCCTATggaaaacacaagctggtggagccgtcagagaagctccaggagaacatctgctctcgtcacgatgaggtgatgaagatgttctgtcgtactgatcagcagtgtatctgttatctctgctctgtggacgaacataaaggccacgacacagtgtcagctgcagcagagaggactgagaggcagagagagctggaggggagtcgacacaacatccagcagagaatccaggacagagaggaagatgtgaagctgcttcaacaggaggtggaggccatcaatggctctgctgataaagcagtggagcacagtgagaagatcttcacccagctgatccgtctcatggaggaaagacgctctgatgtgaagcagcaggtcagatcccagcaggaaactgaagtgagtcgagtcaaagagcttcaggagaagctggagcaggagatcactgagctgaagaggaaagacgctgagctgaagaagctctcacacacagaggatcacaaccagtttctacacaactacccctcactgtcagcactcagtgagtctacacactcatccagcatcaagatccgtcctctcaagtactttgaggatgtgacagcagctgtgtcagagctcagagacaaactacaggacgtcctgagagagacatggaccaacatctcactgacagtgactcaagtggatgttttactgtcaaacccacaaccagagcccgagaccagagctgacttcttaagatattcacgtgaaatcacactggatccaaacacagcataCACAgagctgttattatctgaggggaacagaaaagcaacgaGAGTGAGAcaacaacagtcttattctagtcacccagacagattcacttgGTTTtctcaggtcctgagtagagagagtctgactggacgttgttactgggaggtggagtggagagagagagttcgtgtagcagtcgcatacaagaatatcagcagagcagggtaCTCAGAGGAATGTTTATTTGGTaacaatgacaaatcttggaggTTATATTGTGACACAAACAGTTATAACTTTTTTCACAACAAGGTccaaactcccgtctcaggtcctcggtcctccagagttggagtgtacctggatcacagtgcaggtattctgtccttctacagcgtctctgacaccatgactctcctccacagagtccagaccacattcactcagccgcTCTATGCTGGAGTTTTGGTTTGTGGCTCTGCTGAGTTCAGTAAACTCAAATag